A genomic region of Deltaproteobacteria bacterium contains the following coding sequences:
- a CDS encoding GspH/FimT family pseudopilin: MTKGITLIELMVVVAIIAIAALFMAPAIGEWADNYRIRQAAREMVSDFQFAKLKAINRGKYCTVTFNISISGKNYDYIVFPDDDNDLELDLGTSEETNIYKKVIWSNEYRNIGFDTAKGGGDGITFTNNDNGEPSVAFNARGLPKNNSGGFGAGTVFLIHTKNNKGRQVVVSSAGRIRIDEY, encoded by the coding sequence ATGACAAAGGGGATCACTCTTATAGAGTTGATGGTGGTGGTGGCCATAATTGCCATCGCGGCTCTTTTTATGGCCCCAGCCATAGGGGAATGGGCGGACAACTACAGGATAAGGCAAGCAGCAAGAGAAATGGTGTCAGATTTTCAATTCGCCAAATTGAAAGCGATTAACAGGGGTAAGTATTGCACGGTAACGTTTAACATAAGTATAAGCGGTAAAAATTATGACTACATCGTGTTTCCTGACGATGATAATGACCTTGAGTTGGATTTAGGTACAAGTGAGGAGACTAACATTTATAAAAAAGTGATATGGAGCAACGAATACCGCAATATAGGTTTTGACACTGCTAAAGGCGGAGGTGATGGAATAACGTTCACAAATAATGATAATGGAGAGCCGTCAGTCGCCTTTAATGCCAGGGGCTTACCGAAAAATAATTCTGGGGGATTCGGCGCTGGTACGGTTTTTTTGATACACACGAAAAACAACAAAGGCCGACAAGTCGTTGTATCGTCTGCAGGAAGGATAAGGATAGATGAGTATTAA